One window from the genome of Mercenaria mercenaria strain notata unplaced genomic scaffold, MADL_Memer_1 contig_1841, whole genome shotgun sequence encodes:
- the LOC123563033 gene encoding von Willebrand factor D and EGF domain-containing protein-like, with the protein MIVSVSVYPSVHDQHGRSRGLCGSLNNNRTNDFHDYNRQINMNRFEFIQTWRVSKEESLFKTNAKSTASWAHPACTCSVSSGQVTTKDKCHLGADNECAKGRKVGEQTCKLTEKIPIESTEKHTVPVLDLSKDGNHKDDASKGPGLTETTPKTKTESRVSQTTTSIPKEHWNHTKARTFCTKYMNSSRAFQLCARVPNTGTERAIETCTQDIVVSY; encoded by the exons ATGATAGTTTCGGTGTCCGTATATCCTTCCGTGCACGATCAGCATGGCCGCAGTAGAGGGTTGTGTGGTTCACTTAATAACAACCGTACAAATGACTTTCACGACTACAACAGACAAATCAACATGAATAGATTTGAGTTTATTCAAACTTGGAG AGTTTCAAAAGAGGAAAGTTTATTCAAGACAAATGCTAAATCAACAGCCTCGTGGGCACATCCTGCTTGCACATGTAGTGTATCCAGTGGTCAAGTAACAACCAAGGATAAATGTCACCTAGGAGCAGATAACGAATGTGCAAAGGGAAGAAAGGTCGGGGAACAGACATGCAAACTCACTGAAAAGATACCTATCGAGAGTACTGAGAAGCATACTGTTCCTGTTCTAGATCTGAGCAAAGATGGCAATCACAAAGATGAC gcCTCGAAAGGACCCGGATTGACTGAAACAACGCCAAAAACTAAGACAGAATCACGTGTTTCACAG ACAACAACATCTATCCCAAAAGAACACTGGAATCACACTAAAGCTAGAACGTTTTGCACAAAATACATGAATAGTTCAAGGGCATTCCAACTCTGTGCACGGGTTCCCAACACAGGCACCGAGCGGGCTATTGAAACATGTACACAGGATATTGTTGTAAGttattga